The following coding sequences are from one Oryzisolibacter sp. LB2S window:
- a CDS encoding alpha/beta hydrolase: MARIIFSHANSFPAGTYRVLFDALRERGFTLGAVERFGHDARYPVSNNWPHLVQQLADFAAEEQQRTGEQAFLVGHSLGGFLSVMAAARHPELARGVLLIDSPLIGGWRAGALSMAKQAQVVGAVSPGRISRARRNSWDSTEEALEHFRRKKAFARWDARVLRDYVTHGLEDQDGRRVLRFDRAVETQIYNTLPHNLGRLLQAHPLRCPAAFIGGRDSVEMRHVGMAMTRRITQGRVMMLDGSHLFPMEQPLATAAAIEAALLNLERLTA; encoded by the coding sequence ATGGCACGCATCATCTTTTCCCACGCCAACAGCTTTCCCGCCGGCACCTACCGCGTGCTGTTCGACGCGCTGCGCGAGCGCGGCTTCACGCTTGGCGCCGTGGAGCGCTTCGGCCACGACGCGCGCTACCCCGTCTCCAACAACTGGCCGCATCTGGTGCAGCAACTGGCGGACTTCGCCGCCGAGGAGCAGCAGCGCACGGGCGAGCAGGCCTTCCTCGTGGGCCATTCACTCGGCGGATTCCTGAGCGTGATGGCGGCCGCGCGCCACCCCGAGCTCGCGCGCGGCGTGCTGCTCATCGACTCACCGCTGATCGGCGGCTGGCGCGCCGGCGCCCTGAGCATGGCCAAGCAGGCACAGGTGGTGGGCGCGGTGTCGCCCGGGCGCATCAGCCGCGCGCGCAGAAACAGCTGGGACAGCACGGAGGAGGCGCTGGAGCATTTCCGGCGCAAGAAGGCGTTTGCGCGCTGGGACGCGCGCGTGTTGCGCGACTATGTGACCCATGGCCTGGAGGATCAGGACGGCAGGCGCGTGCTGCGCTTTGACCGCGCCGTCGAGACCCAGATCTACAACACCCTGCCGCACAACCTGGGGCGGCTGCTGCAGGCACACCCGCTGCGCTGCCCGGCGGCCTTCATCGGCGGGCGCGACTCGGTGGAGATGCGCCATGTGGGCATGGCCATGACGCGGCGCATCACCCAGGGGCGCGTGATGATGCTCGACGGCAGCCATTTGTTTCCCATGGAGCAGCCCCTGGCGACGGCCGCGGCGATCGAGGCGGCGCTGCTCAACCTGGAGCGGCTCACCGCCTGA
- a CDS encoding branched-chain amino acid ABC transporter permease, whose amino-acid sequence MEIFGVSMPAMLSQLLLGLVNGSFYAILSLGLAVIFGLLNVINFAHGALFMLGALITWMAMNYFEVNYWVMLIASPLVVGVVGVVIERLFLRWIYKLDHLYGLLLTLGLTMIIEGVFRSIYGVSGLGYDTPELLEGATNLGFMILPNYRAWVVVASIVVCIATWYVIERTKLGAYLRAGTENPRLVEAFGVNVPVMITLTYAFGAALAAFAGVLAAPVYQVTPLMGQNLIIVVFAVVVIGGMGSIMGSILTGLGLGVIEGFTKVFYPEASSTVVFVIMAIVLLIRPAGLFGKEK is encoded by the coding sequence ATGGAAATCTTTGGTGTCTCAATGCCGGCCATGCTGAGCCAGCTCCTGCTGGGGCTGGTCAATGGCTCGTTCTACGCGATCCTCAGTCTGGGTCTGGCCGTGATCTTCGGCCTGCTCAACGTGATCAATTTCGCGCATGGCGCTTTGTTCATGCTGGGGGCGCTGATCACCTGGATGGCCATGAACTACTTCGAGGTCAACTACTGGGTGATGCTGATCGCATCGCCGCTGGTGGTGGGTGTCGTGGGGGTGGTCATAGAACGGCTCTTCCTGCGCTGGATCTACAAGCTTGACCACCTCTATGGCCTGCTGCTCACGCTGGGCCTGACGATGATCATCGAGGGCGTGTTCCGCTCCATCTACGGCGTATCGGGCCTGGGCTATGACACGCCCGAACTCCTCGAGGGCGCGACCAACCTGGGCTTCATGATCCTGCCCAACTACCGTGCGTGGGTGGTGGTCGCATCCATCGTGGTGTGCATTGCCACCTGGTATGTGATCGAGCGGACCAAGCTCGGGGCCTACCTGCGCGCGGGCACCGAGAACCCGCGCCTGGTCGAGGCCTTTGGCGTCAACGTGCCGGTCATGATCACGCTGACCTATGCCTTCGGCGCCGCGCTGGCGGCCTTTGCCGGCGTGCTGGCGGCGCCCGTGTACCAGGTGACGCCGCTCATGGGCCAGAACCTCATCATCGTGGTGTTCGCCGTGGTGGTGATCGGCGGCATGGGCTCCATCATGGGGTCCATCCTCACCGGCCTGGGCCTGGGCGTGATCGAAGGCTTCACCAAGGTCTTCTACCCCGAGGCGTCTTCCACCGTGGTGTTCGTCATCATGGCCATTGTTTTGCTCATCCGCCCCGCCGGCCTGTTCGGCAAGGAAAAGTAA
- a CDS encoding undecaprenyl-diphosphate phosphatase has product MDTLLLLKAAIMGVVEGLTEFLPISSTGHLILAGSLLGFDDAKAKVFDIAIQTGAIFAVILVYWQKIRATLVALPSQRQAQRFALNVLIGFFPAVLLGLLLGKAIKAHLFTPTVVASTFIIGGFIILWAERRQQGTVRIQSVDDMGPVDALKVGLVQCLAMIPGTSRSGATIIGGMLLGLSRKAATDYSFFLAIPTLIGAGAYSLYKERALLSADDVPLFAVGLVFSFISAWLCVRWLLRYISTHSFTPFAYYRIVFGLVVLATAWTGMVTWAE; this is encoded by the coding sequence GTGGACACTCTCTTGCTGCTCAAGGCCGCCATCATGGGCGTGGTCGAAGGGCTGACCGAATTTCTTCCCATCTCCTCCACGGGCCACCTGATCCTGGCGGGGTCACTGCTGGGTTTTGACGACGCCAAGGCCAAGGTGTTCGACATCGCGATCCAGACGGGCGCGATCTTCGCGGTGATCCTGGTGTACTGGCAGAAGATCCGCGCCACGCTGGTTGCTCTGCCCAGCCAGCGCCAGGCGCAGCGCTTTGCGCTCAATGTGCTGATCGGCTTCTTCCCGGCCGTGCTGCTGGGCCTGCTGCTGGGCAAGGCCATCAAGGCGCATCTGTTCACGCCCACGGTGGTGGCGTCCACCTTCATCATCGGCGGCTTCATCATCCTGTGGGCGGAGCGGCGCCAGCAGGGCACGGTGCGCATCCAGTCGGTTGACGACATGGGCCCAGTCGATGCCTTGAAGGTCGGTCTCGTGCAATGCCTGGCCATGATCCCGGGCACGAGCCGAAGCGGCGCCACCATCATCGGCGGCATGCTGTTGGGCCTGTCGCGCAAGGCGGCGACGGACTATTCCTTCTTCCTGGCCATTCCCACGCTGATCGGCGCGGGCGCCTACAGCCTGTACAAGGAGCGCGCTCTGCTGTCTGCAGATGATGTGCCCCTGTTCGCCGTGGGCCTGGTGTTCTCGTTCATCAGCGCCTGGCTGTGCGTGCGCTGGCTGCTGCGCTACATCAGCACACACAGCTTCACGCCGTTTGCCTATTACCGCATCGTGTTCGGGCTGGTGGTGCTGGCCACGGCCTGGACGGGCATGGTGACCTGGGCCGAGTGA
- a CDS encoding carotenoid 1,2-hydratase: MIARRALLALGATGTVGALGALPGRALALPARTLVFPQDHGSHPGLRTEWWYITGQALAEGRSFGFQITFFRSRVDAAQGLRSAFAARQLIFAHAALTDVDGARQLHDQRIARAGFGIAQALEGDCDIGLRGWSLRRQDAPAPGASRYQIRAQADGFALKLDCASTQPVLLQGADGLSRKGPDPGQASYYYSQPQLAVSGSIALGGRTMRVTAGPASRAWMDHEWSEALMAPDAVGWDWIGMNLADGSALTAFQLRRADGSALWAGGSWRRAGEARAQSFEPGRVRFTPQRHWQSPTSGTLYPVQWRVDTPAGSFGVQALLDAQELDSRGSTGAIYWEGLSLLRDAAGREVGRGYLEMTGYAQRLRLG; encoded by the coding sequence GTGATTGCCCGGCGCGCGCTGCTGGCCCTGGGCGCCACGGGCACGGTCGGCGCGCTGGGCGCCCTGCCCGGCCGCGCATTGGCCCTGCCGGCGCGCACCCTGGTCTTTCCGCAGGACCATGGCAGCCACCCCGGGCTGCGCACCGAGTGGTGGTACATCACCGGCCAGGCGCTGGCCGAGGGGCGCAGCTTTGGCTTTCAGATCACGTTTTTCCGCTCGCGCGTCGACGCCGCCCAGGGCCTGAGGTCGGCGTTCGCGGCGCGCCAGCTCATCTTTGCCCATGCGGCGCTGACCGATGTGGACGGCGCGCGCCAGCTGCACGACCAGCGCATCGCGCGCGCGGGCTTCGGCATTGCCCAGGCGCTGGAGGGCGATTGCGACATTGGCCTGCGCGGCTGGTCGCTGCGGCGCCAGGACGCCCCGGCCCCGGGTGCGAGCCGTTACCAGATCCGCGCCCAGGCCGACGGCTTTGCGCTGAAACTGGACTGCGCCAGCACCCAGCCCGTGCTGCTGCAGGGCGCCGACGGCCTGTCGCGCAAGGGGCCCGATCCAGGCCAGGCCAGCTACTACTACAGCCAGCCGCAGCTGGCCGTGAGCGGCAGCATCGCGCTGGGCGGCCGCACCATGCGCGTGACCGCGGGGCCGGCCAGTCGCGCCTGGATGGACCACGAATGGAGCGAGGCCCTGATGGCGCCCGACGCCGTGGGCTGGGACTGGATAGGCATGAACCTCGCCGATGGCAGCGCGCTCACCGCCTTTCAACTGCGCCGCGCCGATGGCAGCGCGCTGTGGGCAGGCGGCTCATGGCGGCGCGCGGGCGAGGCCAGGGCCCAGTCGTTCGAGCCAGGGCGGGTGCGCTTCACGCCGCAGCGCCACTGGCAAAGCCCGACGAGTGGCACGCTCTACCCCGTGCAATGGCGCGTGGACACGCCCGCGGGCAGTTTTGGCGTGCAGGCGCTGCTCGACGCGCAGGAGCTCGACAGCCGCGGCTCCACGGGCGCGATCTACTGGGAGGGCCTGAGCCTGCTGCGCGATGCGGCGGGGCGCGAGGTCGGGCGCGGCTATCTGGAGATGACGGGCTACGCACAGCGTCTGCGGCTGGGGTGA
- a CDS encoding PLP-dependent cysteine synthase family protein has protein sequence MPTRNHLTPHNSSAWLHQAIDRIEADYQRSADTHLIPLPLPAFQAAGIDLYLKDESTHPTGSLKHRLARSLFLYALCNGWVREGSTIVEASSGSTAVSEAYFARLLCLPFVAVMPRSTSAEKIALIEFYGGRCHFVDSAGEVYDAARAIAQDTGGHYMDQFTYAERATDWRGNNNIAESMFTQMRRERHPIPRWIVVGAGTGGTSATIGRYVRYQRHATGVCVADPAGSVFGAYHRTGDATLTAPGSRIEGIGRPRVEPSFIRSLVDRMEEIQDQDSIAAMRLLSALLGRRVGPSTGTNFVAMLTLAQEMRARGEQGSILSLLCDAGERYLPTYHDAAWVERTMGDCGAAEQRLQALLA, from the coding sequence ATGCCGACCCGCAACCACCTCACTCCACACAACAGCAGCGCCTGGCTGCACCAGGCCATAGACCGCATCGAGGCCGACTACCAGCGCAGCGCCGACACGCATTTGATTCCGCTGCCGCTGCCGGCCTTCCAGGCGGCCGGCATAGACCTCTACCTCAAGGACGAATCCACCCACCCCACGGGCAGCCTCAAGCATCGCCTCGCGCGCTCGCTGTTTCTGTACGCGCTGTGCAACGGCTGGGTGCGCGAGGGCTCGACCATCGTCGAGGCCTCGAGCGGCTCCACGGCCGTGAGCGAGGCCTATTTCGCGCGCCTGCTGTGCCTGCCCTTCGTGGCCGTGATGCCGCGCAGCACCTCGGCCGAGAAGATCGCACTCATCGAGTTCTACGGCGGGCGCTGCCACTTCGTGGACAGCGCGGGCGAGGTCTACGACGCGGCGCGCGCCATCGCGCAGGACACGGGCGGCCATTACATGGACCAGTTCACCTACGCCGAGCGTGCGACGGACTGGCGCGGCAACAACAACATCGCCGAGAGCATGTTCACGCAGATGCGGCGCGAGCGCCACCCTATCCCGCGCTGGATCGTGGTCGGCGCCGGGACGGGCGGCACCAGTGCCACCATAGGCCGCTATGTGCGCTACCAGCGCCACGCCACCGGGGTCTGCGTGGCCGACCCGGCCGGCTCGGTGTTCGGTGCCTACCACCGCACGGGCGACGCGACGCTCACGGCGCCGGGCTCGCGCATCGAGGGCATTGGTCGGCCGCGTGTGGAGCCGAGCTTCATCCGCAGCCTGGTCGATCGCATGGAAGAAATTCAGGATCAGGACTCCATCGCCGCCATGCGGCTGCTGTCTGCGCTGCTGGGCCGGCGCGTGGGCCCGTCCACGGGCACGAACTTCGTCGCCATGCTGACGCTTGCGCAGGAGATGCGTGCGCGCGGCGAGCAGGGCTCCATCCTCTCGCTGCTGTGCGACGCGGGCGAGCGCTACCTGCCCACCTACCACGATGCGGCCTGGGTGGAGCGCACCATGGGCGACTGCGGTGCGGCAGAGCAGCGGCTGCAGGCGCTGCTGGCGTGA
- a CDS encoding branched-chain amino acid ABC transporter permease produces MNVKKFAPIGYGLLLLGLIIAPFAGAYPVFVMKLLCFALFASAFNLLLGYTGLLSFGHAAFLGGAAYVTGHAVKVWGATPELGLLIGTLSGAVLGLVMGWFTIRRQGIYATMITLALAQMLFFAALQMPFTGGEDGLQGVPRGKLFGVLDLQSDMTMYYVTLVIVVAAFLLIVRTIHSPFGQVLRGIKENEPRATSLGYDTNRFKLLAFVISAAIAGLAGSLKTLVLGFATLSDVHWSASGHVVLMTLVGGMGTLSGPLVGAAVVVALENKIGDLGTFLAGLTSVDWFNTLGESVTIVTGLIFVICVLAFRRGIMGEIIAWLERRGAGSGGSH; encoded by the coding sequence ATGAACGTCAAGAAATTCGCACCCATCGGTTACGGCCTGCTGCTGCTGGGCTTGATCATTGCGCCCTTTGCGGGCGCCTATCCGGTGTTCGTGATGAAGCTGCTGTGCTTCGCGCTGTTCGCCTCCGCCTTCAACCTGCTGCTGGGTTATACGGGGCTGCTGTCCTTCGGCCACGCGGCCTTTCTGGGTGGCGCGGCCTATGTGACGGGCCATGCGGTCAAGGTCTGGGGGGCCACGCCCGAGCTGGGTCTGCTGATCGGCACGTTGTCGGGCGCGGTGCTGGGGCTGGTGATGGGCTGGTTCACCATCCGCCGCCAGGGCATCTACGCCACCATGATCACGCTGGCACTGGCGCAGATGCTGTTCTTTGCCGCATTGCAAATGCCCTTCACGGGTGGCGAGGATGGCCTGCAGGGCGTGCCGCGCGGCAAGCTGTTCGGTGTTCTCGATCTGCAAAGCGACATGACCATGTACTACGTGACGCTGGTCATCGTGGTCGCGGCATTCCTGCTCATCGTGCGCACCATCCATTCGCCCTTTGGCCAGGTGCTGCGCGGCATCAAGGAAAACGAGCCGCGCGCCACCTCGCTGGGCTACGACACCAACCGCTTCAAGCTGCTGGCCTTCGTGATCTCGGCGGCCATCGCGGGCCTGGCGGGTTCGCTCAAGACCCTGGTGCTGGGCTTTGCCACGCTGAGCGACGTGCACTGGAGCGCTTCGGGTCACGTGGTGCTGATGACGCTGGTCGGCGGCATGGGCACCTTGAGCGGCCCGCTGGTCGGTGCCGCCGTGGTGGTGGCGCTGGAGAACAAGATCGGTGACCTGGGCACCTTCCTCGCCGGGCTCACGTCCGTCGACTGGTTCAACACCCTGGGCGAGTCGGTGACCATCGTCACGGGCCTGATCTTCGTGATCTGTGTGCTGGCCTTCCGGCGCGGCATCATGGGCGAGATCATTGCGTGGCTGGAGCGCCGTGGCGCGGGAAGCGGCGGATCGCATTGA
- a CDS encoding Hsp20/alpha crystallin family protein codes for MSSLITRGSLFDDFFKDFAPGFYVRPLHGDALPEASQIKIDVKEDDAAYTVHAEVPGVPKEDINVSIDGNVVSLRAEVRQHDQKKEGEKVLRSERYYGSVARSFQLPVEVDAAQAKARYDNGVLVLSLPKKQGNKTQRLAIE; via the coding sequence ATGAGTTCACTGATCACGCGCGGTAGCCTGTTCGACGATTTCTTCAAGGATTTCGCGCCCGGTTTCTACGTGCGCCCGCTGCATGGCGACGCGCTGCCCGAGGCATCGCAGATCAAGATCGACGTGAAGGAGGATGACGCCGCCTACACCGTGCATGCCGAGGTGCCGGGCGTGCCCAAGGAGGACATCAACGTCTCCATCGACGGCAATGTGGTCAGCCTGCGCGCCGAGGTGCGCCAGCACGACCAGAAGAAAGAGGGCGAGAAGGTGCTGCGCAGCGAGCGCTACTACGGCTCCGTGGCGCGCAGCTTCCAGCTGCCCGTGGAGGTCGATGCCGCCCAGGCCAAGGCTCGCTATGACAACGGCGTGCTGGTGCTCTCGCTGCCCAAGAAGCAGGGCAACAAGACGCAGCGACTGGCGATCGAGTAA
- a CDS encoding MFS transporter encodes MPNTSHSPFSPPATHDPMSPRLALLMLVALTSGFALSSAFRTVAAILAAPLQADFGLSPQALGLFAATFHFTFGAMQLFMGIGIDLYGVRRTILVAFPLCIAGALLSAMAPGFGLLVLGQALIGVGCAPAFLVCTVFIARHFPAQRFAAMSGMAMALGTLGMLFTGTPLAWVVEQSSWRMGFAVLALLALLAWLWIWRSVHEPATTAASDAPRESVREAVQRFAALFLLPHTWGIVVLGAVSYAALISLRGLWLGPMLIERHGFSLVQSGNVALALSVVALVGPMVFGRLDPGPVTRRRWIVACTLLLALHFGAMALWNSAWLDVVCMLLIGLLSGFIVLQYADVRAAYPAALTGRAMAVFTMAMFLGVAAMQWVTGLIALLAMDAALSDPFAAVMAGIAALLALAALGFGLLPQPPRDMARCEASMS; translated from the coding sequence ATGCCCAACACCAGCCACAGCCCGTTCTCTCCCCCCGCCACCCATGACCCCATGTCGCCCCGCCTGGCCCTGCTGATGCTGGTGGCGCTGACCTCGGGGTTTGCGCTGAGTTCGGCCTTTCGCACCGTCGCTGCCATCCTGGCCGCGCCGCTGCAGGCGGACTTCGGGCTCTCGCCCCAGGCGCTGGGGCTGTTTGCTGCCACTTTTCACTTCACCTTTGGCGCCATGCAGTTGTTCATGGGCATAGGCATAGACCTGTACGGCGTGCGTCGCACCATCCTGGTGGCGTTTCCGCTGTGCATCGCGGGCGCGCTGCTGTCGGCCATGGCGCCGGGCTTTGGCCTCTTGGTGCTGGGGCAGGCGCTGATCGGCGTGGGCTGCGCGCCGGCCTTTCTGGTGTGCACGGTGTTCATCGCGCGACATTTCCCGGCCCAGCGCTTTGCCGCCATGTCGGGCATGGCCATGGCGCTGGGCACGCTGGGCATGCTGTTCACGGGCACGCCGCTGGCCTGGGTGGTCGAGCAGTCGTCATGGCGCATGGGCTTTGCCGTGCTCGCGCTGCTGGCCCTGCTGGCATGGCTTTGGATATGGCGCAGCGTGCATGAGCCGGCCACCACCGCCGCGAGCGATGCACCGCGCGAATCGGTGCGCGAGGCCGTGCAGCGCTTTGCCGCGCTGTTCCTGCTGCCGCACACCTGGGGCATCGTCGTGCTCGGCGCGGTCAGCTATGCGGCTCTGATCTCGCTGCGCGGGCTGTGGCTCGGTCCCATGCTGATCGAGCGCCATGGCTTTTCGCTGGTGCAAAGCGGCAACGTGGCGCTGGCGCTGTCGGTGGTGGCCCTGGTCGGGCCCATGGTGTTCGGCCGCCTGGACCCGGGGCCGGTGACGCGGCGGCGCTGGATCGTCGCCTGCACCCTGCTGCTGGCCTTGCACTTCGGCGCCATGGCCCTGTGGAACTCGGCATGGCTGGACGTGGTCTGCATGCTGCTCATCGGCCTGCTGTCGGGCTTCATCGTGCTGCAGTATGCGGATGTGCGCGCCGCCTATCCGGCGGCCCTCACGGGCCGTGCCATGGCGGTGTTCACCATGGCCATGTTTCTCGGCGTGGCCGCCATGCAGTGGGTCACGGGACTGATCGCGCTGCTGGCCATGGACGCTGCCCTGAGCGATCCGTTCGCGGCCGTGATGGCGGGCATTGCGGCGCTGCTCGCGCTCGCGGCCCTGGGGTTTGGCCTGCTGCCGCAGCCGCCGCGCGACATGGCCCGATGCGAAGCGTCCATGTCATGA
- a CDS encoding FtsX-like permease family protein, translating into MLPALLRTFSWTALRRHPWRSTAAVAAVMLGVALGFAVHVINASALAEFSQAVRSVQGRPDLELRAARGALPESLYGLVAAQPQVELASPWLELSVRATTKTSDASQPGVALRLLGADMLLLPDMAPDLAPRLREGAERLDMLAPATVFLNPAAQQALGLLTITADTPPLTLRAGLATHSVRVAGTVAANGPPLAVMDIGAAQDLWGRAGQLTRLDLRLRPGHTREQLQAALTALPDWPEGVQFAEPQDALQRVDSLSRAYRVNLTVLALVALFTGAFLVYSVLALSVAQRAPQLALLAVLGATPRERLALVLLESCALGLVGSVVGVALGTALAALALQLLGGDLGGGYFAGVQPTLQWSPGAALLYALLGLAAALAGGWWPARHAQRLPPAQTLKGLGSQGGAASHAWIGIVLIAAAALLAGVPPVNGIPVAAYVAVGLLLVGGMALLPPLVQALVTRVLPLAAGNALALLALERARRMRQSAAVAVGGVVAALSLAVALTVMVSSFRDSLVQWLDSVLPAPLYLRAAGGAGGISGDEAAVFPPDFAARLAQLPGIARVQAMRTSSLQLAPDRPALTLLARPLGADPAQALPLTAPALPVPPGRVGLYVSEAVVQLYGVAPGGDWSEFSKAFGAPAPGGRALSATFFVAGVWRDYVRQHGAVTMDSEDFARLTGDARASDIALWPAAGATAAQLREPLLAQARASLGDAAAATLELTSAEAIRARSLAIFDRSFAVTYWLQAVAIAIGLFGVAASFSAQVLARRKEFGLLAHLGLTRRQILTVVAAEGAAWTAVGALAGLLLGLAVATVLVHVVNPQSFHWTMDMSLPWPRLAALATAVVAVGTATAWIAGRMAAAQDAILAVKEDW; encoded by the coding sequence ATGCTGCCCGCCCTGCTCCGCACTTTCTCCTGGACCGCGCTGCGCCGCCATCCCTGGCGCAGCACGGCCGCCGTGGCCGCCGTGATGCTGGGCGTGGCGCTGGGCTTTGCCGTGCATGTGATCAATGCCTCGGCGCTGGCCGAGTTCAGCCAGGCCGTGCGATCGGTGCAGGGCCGGCCCGACCTGGAGCTGCGCGCGGCACGCGGCGCGCTGCCCGAATCGCTCTACGGCCTGGTCGCGGCCCAGCCGCAAGTGGAGCTCGCGAGCCCCTGGCTCGAGCTGTCTGTGCGCGCCACCACAAAGACCTCCGACGCCTCGCAGCCGGGCGTGGCCCTGCGCCTGCTGGGCGCGGACATGCTGCTGCTGCCCGACATGGCGCCGGACCTGGCCCCGCGCCTGCGCGAGGGCGCCGAACGCCTGGACATGCTGGCACCGGCCACGGTGTTCCTGAACCCGGCCGCGCAGCAGGCGCTCGGGCTGCTGACCATCACCGCCGACACACCGCCGCTCACGCTGCGCGCGGGCCTGGCGACGCACAGCGTGCGCGTGGCCGGCACGGTGGCCGCCAATGGCCCGCCGCTGGCGGTCATGGACATCGGCGCGGCGCAGGACCTCTGGGGCCGCGCGGGCCAGCTCACGCGTCTGGACCTGCGCCTGCGCCCGGGCCACACGCGCGAACAGCTGCAGGCCGCGCTGACCGCCCTGCCCGACTGGCCCGAGGGCGTGCAGTTTGCCGAGCCGCAGGATGCCCTGCAGCGCGTGGACAGCCTGTCGCGCGCCTACCGCGTCAACCTCACGGTCCTGGCGCTCGTGGCGCTGTTCACGGGTGCCTTCCTCGTGTATTCGGTGCTGGCGCTCAGCGTCGCGCAGCGCGCGCCGCAGCTGGCGCTGCTGGCCGTGCTGGGCGCCACGCCGCGCGAGCGGCTGGCGCTGGTGCTGCTCGAATCCTGCGCGCTGGGCCTCGTGGGCAGCGTGGTAGGGGTGGCGCTGGGCACGGCCCTGGCCGCGCTGGCACTGCAGCTGCTGGGCGGCGACCTGGGCGGGGGCTACTTTGCGGGCGTGCAGCCCACGCTGCAATGGAGCCCGGGCGCCGCCCTGCTCTACGCGCTGCTCGGTCTGGCCGCGGCGCTCGCCGGTGGCTGGTGGCCCGCACGCCATGCGCAGCGGCTGCCGCCGGCACAAACCCTCAAGGGGCTGGGCAGCCAGGGCGGAGCCGCCAGTCACGCCTGGATTGGTATTGTTTTGATAGCTGCTGCCGCTTTACTGGCGGGCGTTCCACCCGTAAACGGCATTCCTGTTGCCGCCTATGTGGCGGTGGGCCTGCTGCTCGTGGGCGGCATGGCGCTGCTGCCACCGCTGGTGCAGGCGCTGGTCACGCGCGTGCTGCCGCTGGCGGCGGGCAACGCCCTGGCCCTGCTGGCGCTGGAGCGCGCGCGCCGCATGCGCCAGAGCGCCGCCGTGGCCGTGGGCGGCGTGGTTGCCGCGCTCAGCCTGGCCGTGGCGCTCACGGTGATGGTGAGCAGCTTTCGCGACTCGCTGGTCCAGTGGCTCGACAGCGTGCTGCCCGCGCCGCTGTACCTGCGCGCAGCGGGCGGCGCCGGCGGCATCAGCGGGGACGAGGCCGCCGTCTTTCCGCCCGACTTTGCCGCCCGGCTCGCGCAGCTGCCGGGCATAGCCCGCGTGCAGGCCATGCGCACCAGCAGCCTGCAGCTCGCGCCCGATCGGCCGGCGCTCACGCTGCTGGCGCGCCCCCTGGGCGCCGACCCGGCCCAGGCATTGCCACTGACGGCGCCCGCCCTGCCCGTGCCGCCGGGGCGCGTGGGCCTGTACGTGAGCGAGGCCGTGGTGCAGCTCTATGGCGTGGCCCCGGGTGGGGACTGGTCGGAGTTTTCAAAGGCTTTTGGGGCTCCAGCGCCCGGCGGACGGGCGCTGTCAGCTACGTTTTTCGTAGCAGGCGTGTGGCGCGACTATGTGCGCCAGCATGGCGCGGTCACCATGGACAGTGAGGACTTCGCGCGGTTGACGGGCGACGCACGCGCCAGCGACATCGCGCTGTGGCCCGCGGCGGGCGCAACCGCCGCCCAGCTGCGCGAGCCGCTGCTGGCCCAGGCACGCGCGAGCCTGGGCGATGCGGCGGCCGCCACGCTCGAACTCACCTCGGCCGAGGCCATACGCGCCCGGTCGCTCGCCATCTTCGACCGCAGCTTTGCCGTCACCTACTGGCTGCAGGCCGTGGCCATTGCCATCGGCCTGTTCGGCGTGGCGGCGAGCTTCAGCGCCCAGGTGCTGGCGCGGCGCAAGGAGTTCGGCCTGCTCGCCCATCTGGGCCTGACGCGGCGCCAAATATTGACCGTGGTCGCGGCCGAGGGCGCAGCCTGGACGGCCGTGGGCGCGCTCGCCGGCCTGCTGCTGGGCCTGGCCGTGGCCACTGTGCTGGTGCATGTGGTCAACCCGCAGAGCTTTCACTGGACCATGGACATGTCCCTGCCCTGGCCGCGCCTGGCCGCGCTGGCCACGGCGGTGGTGGCCGTGGGCACGGCAACGGCCTGGATCGCGGGCCGCATGGCAGCGGCGCAGGACGCCATTCTGGCCGTCAAGGAAGACTGGTAG